AGAACGAGCAATTAAGTTTTTTATACCTGCATTTGTCACAATTTCTGTAATGGCTATGCCCACCGCACGCATCGCATTTACCACAACCTTTGCCCAGACTACATTTCGGTTTGGATGCGTAAAAGTTTTGAACCAACATGAAACGCCTAAATTTAGGTTTTGTAAGGCTTTAAGAATAAGAGTGATAAATCGGCGTTACAATGCTTACTCAAAAACTATATTTTATGTAAAGTTATATAAAATCACTATTTTATATGTCTTCAATAACTTTCATGAGAGAATAATTAGGAAATTTATCGTAACTCTTTGCTGAAGTATGTTTGAGGCAAGAGAAGCAGCCGAAATTATAAAATTTATTGAAAATTACTATGAATGGTATAAAAAAGAGATTAGGACTTGAGAAGTGTTGATACCAATAGTTTATGAAGTTCAACTTCATAAACCAGAAACAATATAATTCTATCCACAGATAGAAGCGCTAACTTCTGCTAATATGCAATCAATATTTTTTAACTTCCGTCTTAAACGAACTTATTTATTTGTTCTCAAATGGCAAATTAAATTCCGATCAAAGGGAGAGTGACAGTAAATGTAGTACCGACTCCAACCTGACTATTAACTACAATTTCTCCCCCGTGTGCATCGACACATTTTTTGGCGATCGCTAGCCCCAAGCCAGTACCAGGTATATTTCCCACGTTGTCCGCACGTCGGAAAGGCTGAAACAGTCGTTTTTGATTTTCTTGAGGAATGCCAATTCCCCAATCTTGAACTCGGAAAATTACCGCTTTTTCCTGACCAATTAGTTCAAAGCGCACCATGCCGCCCGGTAGTGAATACTTAATAGCATTGCTAAGTAAATTGCCCAAAATGTGCCGCAGTAAGCTTTCATCCCATAAAGCGTCATCTAATTGCCCAAAACTGGCGAACACCAAAGTCAGTTGCTTATCATTTGCAATCAATCGAACTTCATCGACCATTTGGCGGCAAAAAGCTTCTAAATCTAAGCAGATGACTTCAAAACCGAGTCTACCAGAATCAGCTTTACCGATGAATGTAACTTCATCCAATAGCTTTGCCATGTTTTTAATTGCCGAGCGAATCATTTTCAAATGATTCTGTTTTTTCTCTTTGGTTAATCTTTCATCCTGATTTTGTAGCAATCCAGCAGCCAAGAGAATAGTATTTAGCGGATTGCGGATGTCATGGGAGAGCATTGAGACAAATTCAGATTTGAACTGGTTGAGTTCATTAGCTTTCACCAGTTCCGCAGTTCGTTCTTCAACCCTAGTTTGTAACGTTTCATTGACTGTGCGTAATGATTCTAAAACTTGCTTGCGCTCGATCGCATAACGCAAAGAACGAACCAACACATCTACATTTACCTGGCGCTTGACTAGATAATCTTGTGCCCCCTGCCGCACTGCCTCAATTGCCAGTTCTTCGTCATTTGTATTGGTTAGGACAACAATCGGTATACTTGGCGCTCGATCGATCAGAGGAGGTAGAGATGACAATCCTTGACTGTCAGGTAGAGTTAAATCTAATAAAATAACGTCATAATTACATTGATTTAGTTCCTGAAGTGCTTCCCCCAATCGCATCACATGAACCAGAGTAAACTCTTGGGACTGGGCTTGTTTCAGAAACTCTTGTAACAACCTAGCAGAAGCCAGGTTATCCTCAATTAACAAGATTTTTACTGAGTAGCTTACAACCATAATCTTCAGGTTTCACCCCCTATTGCTGCTCTATCTTGTCATTACTCATTACTCATTACTCATTACTCATTACTCATTACTCATTACTCATTACTCATTACTCATTACTCATTACTCATTACTCATTACTCATTACTCATTACTCATTACTCATTACTCATTACTCATTACTCATTACTCCCCTTGTCCCCCCCTGCCTTCTTGCTCCCTGCCTCACTCCGATGGTAGCGTCACAGTACCTAGCCAAAAATCTTCAATACTCTTGACGATTTGAAATAATTGGTTGAGGTTGCGGGATTTAGTGATATAACAATTCACGTGCAAATTGTAGCTGTGAAAAATGTCATCCTCATTTTTAGAGGTTGTTAACACAACAACTGGAATGCGTTTTAGTGCTGGGTCGGCTTTTATTTCCGCCAGCACTTCTCTACCGTCTTTTTTAGGTAAGTTCAAATCCAACAGAATGAGGTCAGGGCGTAGTGCATCAGCATATTCACCTTCTTGGCGTAAATAAGCCATAGCATCTATACCATCCCTGACCGTTACCACTTGGTAGGGCACTGAACTATTTTTCAACGCTTCTTGGATTAAGCGAATGTCAGCTTTATTGTCCTCGACCAAAAAGATGGTTTTGTGTTTTTCTCCCGTTTCTACGCTCAAGTTCGCGTCCTCCAACTGGAATCGTAAAGTAGAAGGTTGCCCCTTCACCCAGTTCTGACTCTACCCAGATCCGCCCCCGGTGACATTCGACAATCTTCTTACAGATGGCTAAACCCATACCTGTACCAGTATATTCATCCCGCGTATGTAAACGCTGAAAGATTACGAAAATGCGATCGCTAAATTTCGGATCAATACCAATACCATTATCCCGAACTGAGAACAGCCATGCATCTTCTATCCTTTCTGCTCCCAGATGGATTTGTGGTGGCTGGTCACTGTGGAACTTAATGGCGTTACCGATAAGGTTTTGGAATAGCTGCATCAGTTGGGTGCTGTCAGCCATAACTACGGGTAAGGGGTCGTGGGTGATAGTAGCCCCAGTTTCATTAATGCGTTGACGCAAATTGCCCAGCGCTCGATTTAAGGCTTTCTCTACATCGTTCATTTGAAATGCGATCGCTTGCATATCGACTTTCGAGTATGCCAGCACATCATCAATCAACGTCTGCATCAGGCTAACTCCCTGCACAGCGTAACTAATAAACTCCTGAGCATCTTCGTCAAGTTCTTCGCTATAGCGCATCTCTAACAGTTGCACGTAATTCACAACTTGATTGAGTGGTTCTTGCAAATCATGAGAGGCGACGTAGGCAAACTTTTTCAATTCGGCGTTAGAACGTTCTAAATCCTGCGCTAACTGGGCTAGTTCATCGGCTTGACGCAGCACAATATTAACAATTGCTTTCCGCAATTCTAATGCTGCTTTAACTTCTACATCTTTCCAAGGTAAAGATGTTAAGCGAACCGTTTCTTTCCACAGTTCAAATGATTTGCGCGGACACAGACGAACGTTTCCTTCTGACTGGTTAACTTCAAATGCCTTATTAGGATCGCCACCCCAATTTACAGTTTGAATTACTTCCGGTCTAAACCACAAAACATAATTTCGCTTGGCGATGGGAATAGCTAATAAACCACTGGCGACATTTTTAAAACTTTCGGCATCTGGATAAATCTGTGGCAAAGAATCTGTAGAGAAAACTTCTTCTTCAACATTATTCTTGAGCCATTGGACTAAAAAATTCAGGTCTTCTTCTCTAGGGGTTTCACCAACTACCGTGCAATTTCCGCCAAAACAAACGGCTGCACCTTGAGCGCTGGCTAAATCTAAAAGATGCTGCGGGTTTTTGACTAAACCATCAATAAAGTTTTCTTCTTGAGACATGTATTCAATCAAGATTGATTGAAGGTGTGTCAGATTTATCCGGTGATAGTAGTCTTCTGTCTCTTCTCTAGCTGAGATTTCTGCAAATATCACTCGCCCCAAAAATTCACAAGCTTTACGCAATTCGTAGGAAACATGTTTAGGAGATTGATGATGACAAGCAATTAATCCCCAAAGTTTTTGGTCTTTAATTAAAGAGATCGTTAGTGAAGCACCAACACCCATATTATGCAAGTACTCTGTATGACAGGGAGCCGCACTTCTGAGAATAGAGTTGGTTAAATTAATCGGGCGATCGCTAATTGGATTATTGACAGGAAACAGCTTGACTGGCTGGGAATAAGCATCCGGGATAATTCTGATCGAATTAGCAGCAAATAATTTTCTTGCTGGTTTGGGAATATCTGACTCTGGGTAATGCAGCCCTAAGTATGGTTCTAGGCTTTCTAGTTTTTCTTCAGCGACAACGGAACCATGCCCATCATCATCGAATTTATATAACATTACCCTGTCAAATTCCGTTATTTTCCGAACTTCTTGAACGATAACTTGACAAAAGTCGCGAAGATTTGCTGTTTTTTCTAGTTGATTTATGGAAGCTCTAGCTAGATGATAAAAGCTTAAAAATGGGATATTTTCTTGAGTAAGAGCAGGTTCTAACTCCAGAATTAAAAACCCTTCTGTATTACGGTGAAATACTGCATCCAATACTATATATTCATCACCTTTTTTTCGCACCCAAACTTTGGTGGGATTAATAAAATCAAGATTTTCCCCGGATAGCCCTATTTTAATTCTCTCTATCTGAAAGGGATCGAGTAAATCTTCTAGTTTTTTGTTTAACATATTTTCGGGAGAAACTCCGAAAATCTTTAATGTATTGGTGCTAACTTGTAATATTTTTAGCTCAGGCTCGTCCAAAACTAACAGGACACCATGAGGCTGAATTTGGCTAGAAATATGAATCGGTGCCTCTTTCAAGCTAATTAAATTAATACCTGGGAATTGTAAATTCATTTCCATGACGATCCTCCTGTGTTATCCGGGAGCATCAAAACTAGAGTA
This portion of the Nostoc sp. GT001 genome encodes:
- a CDS encoding hybrid sensor histidine kinase/response regulator, yielding MVVSYSVKILLIEDNLASARLLQEFLKQAQSQEFTLVHVMRLGEALQELNQCNYDVILLDLTLPDSQGLSSLPPLIDRAPSIPIVVLTNTNDEELAIEAVRQGAQDYLVKRQVNVDVLVRSLRYAIERKQVLESLRTVNETLQTRVEERTAELVKANELNQFKSEFVSMLSHDIRNPLNTILLAAGLLQNQDERLTKEKKQNHLKMIRSAIKNMAKLLDEVTFIGKADSGRLGFEVICLDLEAFCRQMVDEVRLIANDKQLTLVFASFGQLDDALWDESLLRHILGNLLSNAIKYSLPGGMVRFELIGQEKAVIFRVQDWGIGIPQENQKRLFQPFRRADNVGNIPGTGLGLAIAKKCVDAHGGEIVVNSQVGVGTTFTVTLPLIGI
- a CDS encoding response regulator; translation: MSVETGEKHKTIFLVEDNKADIRLIQEALKNSSVPYQVVTVRDGIDAMAYLRQEGEYADALRPDLILLDLNLPKKDGREVLAEIKADPALKRIPVVVLTTSKNEDDIFHSYNLHVNCYITKSRNLNQLFQIVKSIEDFWLGTVTLPSE
- a CDS encoding ATP-binding protein — translated: MEMNLQFPGINLISLKEAPIHISSQIQPHGVLLVLDEPELKILQVSTNTLKIFGVSPENMLNKKLEDLLDPFQIERIKIGLSGENLDFINPTKVWVRKKGDEYIVLDAVFHRNTEGFLILELEPALTQENIPFLSFYHLARASINQLEKTANLRDFCQVIVQEVRKITEFDRVMLYKFDDDGHGSVVAEEKLESLEPYLGLHYPESDIPKPARKLFAANSIRIIPDAYSQPVKLFPVNNPISDRPINLTNSILRSAAPCHTEYLHNMGVGASLTISLIKDQKLWGLIACHHQSPKHVSYELRKACEFLGRVIFAEISAREETEDYYHRINLTHLQSILIEYMSQEENFIDGLVKNPQHLLDLASAQGAAVCFGGNCTVVGETPREEDLNFLVQWLKNNVEEEVFSTDSLPQIYPDAESFKNVASGLLAIPIAKRNYVLWFRPEVIQTVNWGGDPNKAFEVNQSEGNVRLCPRKSFELWKETVRLTSLPWKDVEVKAALELRKAIVNIVLRQADELAQLAQDLERSNAELKKFAYVASHDLQEPLNQVVNYVQLLEMRYSEELDEDAQEFISYAVQGVSLMQTLIDDVLAYSKVDMQAIAFQMNDVEKALNRALGNLRQRINETGATITHDPLPVVMADSTQLMQLFQNLIGNAIKFHSDQPPQIHLGAERIEDAWLFSVRDNGIGIDPKFSDRIFVIFQRLHTRDEYTGTGMGLAICKKIVECHRGRIWVESELGEGATFYFTIPVGGRELERRNGRKTQNHLFGRGQ